The following DNA comes from Terriglobia bacterium.
GTTGCCCCCGGCGGGATTGAACGCCGTCCAACAAGGCCTTCTCCGTCCCTGAAAAATAGGGGGCGCTTGTCTGATGGTGAAACCGCCGGGCATCCGCGGCTTCAAAATAGAGGGACTGAATGGTCGAGAACTTGTCGGGAGGGATCAATGGGGACTCTAAGTTTCCATGAAGAATTTTGGAATCCTTCCTTTGGAGGAGTACAAGTTGATCGGCCCACCACTCGCATGGACTCCGGGAGGTGAGCCTAACCCAGCTTGAATTTTCGAAAGGCCAGCGCCGCCATCCTTAACAAGAGCAAGCCATGGCGGAAACGACTGATCTTGGTCGTCCCATAAGTGCGCTCGTGATAACGGACGGGCACTTCCACAATTTTGAGATTGAGTTTCGCCGCCCCGAATAGCAGGTCGAAATCGCCGAACGGATCAAATTCCCCAAAGAAGCTGCGATTGGCGGCAATCTTCTCGTAGGTGTCCTTATGGAGGGCTTTAGTTCCACACAGGGTGTCCCGGATTCGTTGTCCCAGGATCCCGGTAAAGACCAAGCTGAAAAACTTATTGGCCAGCAGGTTCAGAAGACGCATGGCCTGTTTTTCCATGGGATAAACCAACCGCGAACCGTTCACGAATTCGGCTTTCCCCGTCGCCAGGGGTTCAAAGAACTTGGGCAGATCCTCCGGGACAACCGTGAGGTCGGCGTCCAGAATGATCAACACATCCCCGGAGGCAGCGGCAAATCCCCTTCGGACGGCGTCCCCTTTGCCCTTGCCTGCCCCCTGGGGGATGAGTTTGATGTCCTTTTCGCCGTCGAACCGCGTGATCACCTCATGAATCTTCTCAACCGTTCCATCCGTGGAGTTGCCATCGACAAAAATGATCTCCGTGTGACGGCCCAACGTGGGGATGCGTGCCACCGCAGCCTCAATGTTGGCCACCTCGTTGCGGCACGGGATCACCACTGTGCAGGACCACTTCGCGTTCGCTCCTTCCACCGGGCTGTGACAGGCGCCAGAGCTGCATGCAGAGGGTCTTGCCACGATGTACTCCACCAGACACAAATGTCGCATCAGGGGAAGGGGGGCAATGAGTTTGTTCAGGATCCACGACAGGAGTGGTATGTTCAAAGGGAGCAGGAGACGGGTGCCGCGCTTCACCAGTTCGAACCCGCTGAGTTCCAGGAGGTTCGTGACATCGGCCATAGGCAGCCAGTTTTGCAGCGACTGCTTGGTCTTCAGATGCAGCCGTTCCCCCAGCTTCAGGACCGGCTCCCAGAGATAGTTGTAGTAGCTGATGATGATTCGGGTCTCAGGGATTGAAACCTTGTGCAACTGCC
Coding sequences within:
- a CDS encoding glycosyltransferase, giving the protein MTDSKKQSNGIDTLTAAPSSAPDAPAGSSSPHTTRLKAYFEANAYRRDRWKRRNPYYYREMEKFYRFAIAEGGRVLEIGCGTGDLLNAVAPGWGVGIDFSESMLSIARSKYPYLEFKRMDAHQLTLEESFDAIILSDLIGDLEDVLTVFRQLHKVSIPETRIIISYYNYLWEPVLKLGERLHLKTKQSLQNWLPMADVTNLLELSGFELVKRGTRLLLPLNIPLLSWILNKLIAPLPLMRHLCLVEYIVARPSACSSGACHSPVEGANAKWSCTVVIPCRNEVANIEAAVARIPTLGRHTEIIFVDGNSTDGTVEKIHEVITRFDGEKDIKLIPQGAGKGKGDAVRRGFAAASGDVLIILDADLTVVPEDLPKFFEPLATGKAEFVNGSRLVYPMEKQAMRLLNLLANKFFSLVFTGILGQRIRDTLCGTKALHKDTYEKIAANRSFFGEFDPFGDFDLLFGAAKLNLKIVEVPVRYHERTYGTTKISRFRHGLLLLRMAALAFRKFKLG